A genomic window from Purpureocillium takamizusanense chromosome 2, complete sequence includes:
- a CDS encoding uncharacterized protein (EggNog:ENOG503PYEQ~SECRETED:SignalP(1-19~SECRETED:cutsite=AAA-SP~SECRETED:prob=0.5208)) has protein sequence MKAFASLAVLAAFAASAAASPAGVSENMNIRRRITAKLSLCEAANLQNCDDTFVPIDTCYRVNDCTVHSLNTGGHICDFYSERGCGGHKYQHWGIQEDLPDGVLIRSVFCW, from the exons ATGAAGGCTTTCGCATCCCTCGCTGTCCTCGCTGCCTttgcggcctcggccgccgccagcccagctGGTGTCTCCGAGAACATGAACATCCGGCGGAGGATCACGGCCAAGCTCTCCCTctgcgaggcggccaacCTTCAGAACTGCGATGACACATTCGTCCCGATTGATACCTGCT ACCGGGTGAATGATTGCACCGTTCACTCACTTAACACCGGGGGCCACATCTGTGACTTTTACTC TGAGaggggctgcggcggccacaAGTATCAGCACTGGGGCATCCAGGAGGATCTTCCGGACGGTGTCCTCATCCGCTCCGTTTTCTGCTGGTGA
- a CDS encoding uncharacterized protein (COG:K~EggNog:ENOG503NXZ9) encodes MSVDKSALTNDADESRSASSAACDSNLGGKTTPARQRLRPLAEGLEGTIQTTSTHIGGTFHIEVDERLASKARGSSRNIIHKTRVFGQSHWVNGVSMVLQIPPVLESELRRDTLGISSKLQKCKALARIIKSRRTPAWPTPPTRELPPKEVADELVDCYLRTSERVYRVVHIPSFRRDYDALWTPSLETCSNEGFIVQLKLILAIGATTHDEGFRHRESATRWVYEAQTWLSEPGLKSQLSIRALQTSVLLLLARESTGVGETLVWTAAGSLLRTAMYMGLHRDPARLLPGVSSPLDAEMRRRLWNTILELELQSSMASGGAPLLSLLDFDTRPPGNMDDERLEEAEEPVAQADGELTQTSVAIALRGTFAARLAVLKFLNDASSPGTYVEALRLDAELRDVYKAVRRTLQGYGSDISSSSLGVHFESQFIDILLLRYLSALHAPFFGPSLHNPAEYAFSRRVVTDSALRIWSATGLSDDATAAVATHSASQTTTTTTSSSSSSSSSGRRDMARFVTNGSGFFRTTVFQAGTLAALELRAQLQEQEDTPGPTLVRGDLLAVMRACKAWSMRCIEAGETNVKGYLVMSLLAAQVDWYLAASGNDESAGPTSVGNDDEGAGSLPRRLVEAAAETEDECLAVLEAMVAPGGPTAHGGCGAHGASLSPATPSMDLMSEWDSLMTDDALLGSNSGAFQFLWGV; translated from the exons ATGAGTGTCGACAAGTCGGCATTGACAAACGATGCGGATGAGTCAAGAAGCGCGTCGTCCGCAGCGTGCGACTCGAATCTTGGGGGCAAGACTACTCCGGCAAGGCAGAGGCTAcggccgctggccgagggcctGGAGGGTACGATACAGACGACGTCAACGCACATTGGTGGTACGTTCCACATAGAGGTCGACGAACGCTTGGCCAGCAAGGCTCGCGGGTCTAGCCGCAACATCATTCACAAGACGCGCGTGTTTGGCCAAAGTCATTGGGTCAACGGCGTCTCAATG GTTCTGCAAATCCCCCCGGTCCTGGAATCAGAATTACGGAGAGACACATTGGGCATATCCTCAAAGCTTCAGAAATGTAAAGCCCTGGCCCGAATTATCAAGTCGCGCCGCACACCTGCCTGGCCAACCCCGCCGACGAGAGAACTGCCACCCAAGGAGGtagccgacgagctcgtcgactgcTACCTTCGCACATCAGAGCGCGTATACCGGGTCGTACATATCCCGAGCTTCAGGCGAGACTACGATGCGCTGTGGACGCCGAGCCTGGAGACGTGCAGTAACGAAGGGTTCATCGTGCAGCTCAagctcatcctcgccatcggAGCAACCACCCACGACGAGGGCTTCCGTCACCGCGAGTCGGCCACACGCTGGGTGTACGAGGCCCAGACATGGCTGTCGGAGCCCGGCCTCAAGTCGCAGCTCAGCATCCGGGCCCTGCAGACCAgcgtgctgctcctcctcgcgcggGAGAGcaccggcgtcggcgagacGCTGGTctggacggcggccgggtcgctgctgcgcacCGCCATGTACATGGGCCTGCATCGCGACCCGGCGAGGCTGCTCCCCggcgtgtcgtcgccgctcgacgccgagatgcgccgccggctgtgGAACACgatcctcgagctcgagctgcagTCGAGCATGGCCTCGGGCGGGGccccgctgctgtcgcttCTCGACTTCGACACCCGTCCGCCTGGcaacatggacgacgagcggctcgaggaggccgaggaaccGGTCGCGCAGGCAGACGGTGAGCTCACGCAGACTTCGGTGGCGATTGCGCTGCGTGGGACCTTTGCAGCGCGTCTGGCCGTCCTCAAGTTTCTCAACGACGCGAGCTCGCCTGGTACGTACGTCGAGGCTctgcgcctcgacgcggagCTCCGGGACGTGTACAAAGCCGTGCGTCGGACGTTACAGGGATACGGCTCAGATAtttcgtcatcgtcgttgggCGTGCACTTTGAGAGTCAGTTCATCGACATCCTACTACTCCGCTATCTCTCGGCCTTGCATGCGCCCTTCTTCGGGCCCTCGTTGCACAACCCGGCCGAGTACGCCTTCTCGCGGCGCGTGGTGACCGACTCGGCGCTTAGGATCTGGTCTGCCACGGGTCTTTCAGATGATGCGactgcggcggtggctacGCACTCTGCAAGCCAGACTACAACGACGAccacatcgtcgtcgtcatcgtcgtcgtcgagtggCCGCCGAGACATGGCCCGGTTCGTGACAAACGGATCAGGCTTCTTCCGCACAACCGTGTTCCAGGCCGGCAccctcgcggcgctcgagttGCGCGCCCAGCTGCAAGAGCAGGAGGACACGCCCGGGCCAACGCTCGTGCGCGGCGACCTACTCGCCGTCATGCGCGCGTGCAAGGCCTGGAGCATGCGGtgcatcgaggccggcgagacCAACGTCAAGGGGTACCTGGTGATGAGCCTCCTCGCGGCGCAGGTAGACTGgtacctcgccgcctccgggaACGACGAGTCCGCGGGGCCCACCTCCGTCGGGAATGATGATGAAGGTGCCGGCTCGCTCCCgaggcggctcgtcgaggccgcggcggagaccgaggacgagtgtctcgccgtgctggaggcgatggtggcgccgggcgggccgACGGCACATGGCGGTTgcggcgcccacggcgcctctttgtcgccggcgacgccgtcgatggaTCTGATGAGCGAGTGGGACTCTCtg ATGACGGACGATGCGCTCCtgggcagcaacagcggcgcGTTTCAATTTCTCTGGGGCGTATGA
- a CDS encoding N-acetylglucosaminylphosphatidylinositol deacetylase (EggNog:ENOG503NYFD~COG:M) → MMKSPDLLRPCRWLVATRSRRRALARLAVVVVVVPLVLQLVLAYLLGGDARLLPPELLRARNLLLVTAHPDDECLFFAPSVLGVLDRNHAVKGSLLVLSTGNNYGIGEKRKQELKGSCQALGIDATRCEALDHPDLQDNPKVWWDTSIIQPILKDHVQKWDIDAIITFDEGGVSGHINHRAVSAAVSEYVVNDGKAPPAYKLVTTGVLRKYTVLLDLPLTALSFTWRIVAAACFPSSTADPKYSTKALVASTWHRYQRTRDAFASHDSQYSWDRHLYMVLSRYVWFNDLERIPGRGTTS, encoded by the exons aTGATGAAGTCGCCCGACCTCCTCCGTCCCTGTCGCTGGCTCGTGGCCAcgcgcagtcgccgccgcgccctcgcccgcctcgccgtcgtcgtcgtcgtcgtccccctcGTTCtacagctcgtcctcgcctaCCTGCtaggcggcgacgctcgcctgctgccgcccgagctgctgcgcgcccgaAACTTGCTGCTCGTCACCGCccaccccgacgacgagtgcctcttcttcgcccCGAGCGttctcggcgtcctcgatcGCAACCACGCCGTCAAGGGctcgctgctggtgctgtccACGG GAAACAACTACGGCATcggcgagaagcgcaagcaggAGCTCAAGGGGTCCTGCCAGGCGCTTGGCATCGATGCGACGCGctgcgaggccctcgaccacCCAGACCTACAGGACAACCCCAAGGTCTGGTGGGACACGTCGATTATCCAGCCCATCCTCAAGGATCATGTCCAAAAATGGGACATTGACGCT ATTATCACATTCGACGAGGGTGGCGTATCTGGGCACATCAACCACCGCGCCGTAAGCGCAGCCGTGAG CGAGTACGTAgtcaacgacggcaaggcgccgcccgcttaCAAGCTCGTCACGACGGGCGTGCTGCGCAAATACACGGTCCTGCTGGACCTGCCACTGACGGCGCTGTCGTTTACCTGGCGCATcgtagccgccgcctgcttcccctcgtcgacggccgacCCCAAGTACAGTACCaaggcgctcgtcgccagcaCGTGGCACCGGTACCAGCGCACGCGCGACGCCTTTGCCAGCCACGACAGCCAGTACTCGTGGGACCGGCACCTGTACATGGTCCTGAGCCGGTACGTGTGGTTCAACGACCTCGAGAGGATACCGGGGCGGGGGACAACATCGTGA
- a CDS encoding uncharacterized protein (TransMembrane:2 (i20-39o292-316i)~CAZy:GT32~COG:I~EggNog:ENOG503P3JZ): protein MIKPQLRSQHGGSARRTRVIAWATLLVLVGLAWLFRHVLYTSWTLVSLPVNWRDGADEFVLSKAHDDFDVTFVDYDKHQLSAAPHADVVPPVLHHIALGKRRFREGWQETVQSCLDLHPGWEAHMWTDETASRFVAERFPELLETWKAYPYPVERVDALRYMVLYEYGGVILDMDLKCRRALGPLRRFDFVAPEAQPVGFSIGFMMAARRNDFVGAIVRNLTTYNRRWLGLPYPSVMFSTGCHYASVIHLGQANRTNLKILPGPMHSLSGRVTTPLFDHLGSSSWHSYDARLIVSLGHGSNLFFFFGVGIALALFWRRRTILRRL, encoded by the coding sequence ATGATCAAGCCCCAGCTCCGGTCACAGCATGGCGGCTCCGCCCGGCGGACACGCGTGATCGCGTGGGCGACGCTGCTAGTGCTCGTGGGCCTCGCGTGGTTGTTCCGACACGTGCTGTACACGTCGTGGACGCTCGTGTCGCTGCCCGTCAACTGGCGCGACGGGGCCGACGAGTTCGTGCTGTCCAAGGCGCACGACGACTTTGACGTGACGTTTGTCGACTACGACAAGCATCAGctcagcgccgccccgcACGCCGACGTGGTGCCGCCCGTGCTGCACCACATCGCGCTCGGCAAGCGGCGCTTCCGCGAAGGCTGGCAGGAGACGGTGCAGAGCTGCCTCGACCTGCACCCGGGCTGGGAGGCGCACATGTGGACTGATgagacggcctcgcgctTCGTGGCGGAGCGGTTCcccgagctcctcgagacGTGGAAGGCGTACCCGTACCcggtcgagcgcgtcgacgcgctgcgctACATGGTGCTGTACGAgtacggcggcgtcatcctcgacatGGACCTCAAGTGCCGGCGCGCGCTGGGCCCGCTGCGGCGCTTCGACTTCGTCGCCCCCGAGGCCCAGCCCGTGGGCTTCAGCATCGGCTTCATgatggccgcgcgccgcaaCGACTTtgtcggcgccatcgtccgCAACCTGACCACGTACAACCGCCGCTGGCTCGGGCTGCCGTACCCGAGCGTCATGTTCAGCACCGGCTGCCACTACGCAAGCGTCATCCACCTCGGCCAGGCCAACCGCACCAACCTCAAGATCCTCCCCGGGCCCATGCACAGCCTGAGCGGCCGCGTCACCACGCCCCTCTTCGACCACCTCGGCAGCTCCTCGTGGCACTCGTACGACGCCCGCCTCATCGTCTCCCTCGGCCACGGCTCCAACCTGTTCTTTTtcttcggcgtcggcatcgccctcgccctgtTTTGGCGCAGGCGCACCATTCTGCGGCGGTTATGA
- a CDS encoding Initiation-specific alpha-1,6-mannosyltransferase (EggNog:ENOG503NYBF~COG:G), whose amino-acid sequence MLLPKRWMRIILLSACVFAVTVWSLWLGGSAPAASAPVLDAAAVERAYPLAWKHINDFNGTGGAWFIPPEWIAGKPQPQTIVEAARLASQVASSQPDREADYSRIPLIVHQTSKSARVMTWKLEVLPWVEQWLRLSVPSTHNRRPMAYFFWDDDGILDFMREFESGMLADFNAMFTPVERADIFRVLACKYFGGVYADVDTEPLRHPATWITAPDVARWTDDVTGMSYGIDVPPSDGAPSADTRPVKLVWGLEADTDPNSDAYWRMGYTYPVQVTQWALASAPKHPVLSQFVDNLKDQIRKERESPNAPVADPLTRTGPAAVTLATSMWLEKEITFRWNAVTGLKDGGKAKLASDVLVLPITGFSPGRGKYGNMGSKPVSHPDARLVHHALGSWRHFDLWVEYGKFCRTVFGLCRDWSKVPSS is encoded by the exons ATGCTCTTACCGAAGCGCTGGATGCGCATCATCCTGCTGTCGGCCTGTGTCTTTGCCGTCACGGTATGGTCGCTCTGGCTCGGCGGGAGCGCtccggcggcatcggcgcccgTGCTGGATGCTGCCGCGGTTGAGCGCGCGTATCCCCTGGCCTGGAAGCACATCAACGACTTCAACGGCACGGGGGGCG CTTGGTTCATCCCGCCTGAGTGGATCGCCGGCAAGCCCCAGCCGCAGACCATCGTagaggccgcccgcctcgcctcccaggtcgcctcgtcgcagccCGACCGCGAGGCCGACTACTCGCGGATTCCCCTCATTGTGCACCAGACGTCCAAGTCGGCGCGCGTCATGACCTGGAAGCTAGAAGTCCTGCCGTGGGTCGAGCAATGGCTCCGCCTCTCCGTGCCCTCGACGCACAACAGGCGGCCCATGGCCTACTTCTtctgggacgacgacggcatcctcgactTTATGCGCGAGTTTGAGAGTGGCATGCTGGCCGACTTTAACGCCATGTTTACCCCCGTCGAGCGAGCCGACATCTTTCGCGTCCTCGCCTGTAAATACTTTGGCGGCGTG TATGCCGACGTTGATACTGAGCCTCTTCGCCATCCCGCAACCTGGATTACCGCCCCCGATGTCGCTCGCTGGACAGACGACGTCACTGGCATGAGCTATGGCATCGACGTGCCCCCTAGCGACGGCGCACCGTCGGCCGACACGCGCCCCGTCAAGCTCGTATGGGGACTCGAGGCCGACACCGACCCCAACTCCGACGCATACTGGCGCATGGGATACACGTACCCCGTTCAAGTAACCCAATGGGCGCTCGCGTCCGCGCCCAAGCACCCCGTCCTCTCGCAGTTCGTCGACAACCTCAAGGATCAGATCCGCAAGGAAAGGGAGTCGCCCaacgcgcccgtcgccgacccgcTCACGCGCACCGGTCCGGCTGCCGTCACTCTCGCCACGAGCATGTGGCTGGAGAAGGAAATCACCTTCAGATGGAATGCCGTGACAGggctcaaggacggcggcaaggcgaaGCTCGCCTCCGACGTCCTGGTGCTGCCCATCACGGGGTTCAG TCCGGGCCGCGGAAAATACGGAAACATGGGGTCCAAGCCTGTCAGCCaccccgacgcccgcctGGTTCATCACGCCCTCGGCTCGTGGCGCCACTTTGACCTCTGGGTCGAGTATGGCAAGTTTTGCCGGACGGTGTTCGGTCTGTGCAGAGACTGGTCCAAGGTCCCGTCCTCATGA